The genomic segment GAAGATTTCATGTTTGGTTGTTCCAATATTCATCTCAATTCCTCATGATAAAGCCAACTCCTCTAGGAATGCATACATTATAAGCTACATTATATGGTCCCAGAATAAAAGGAGAAGGCCTACGAGAAAAGTCACACCATCAATCAAGAATGTGAAGTGCAATTCCCTCAACCCCCTTCTTTTGCACATAACTGTtaatataattatttattttctgaTCTTCTGGTAATACAATATTTTTTTAAGTAATGATTAAGGAAATTTGTCAACTTTACAATGTGAGCAAAACAAGACTTTATGTATTACTATTTCATATCAGAATTTCCAAGCATGGGTATGGTAAATGTTAAAAATGCACCTTTCCTGGATTGGGTATCAATCCAAGTCATATGCATGTAGCTTAATAGAACTTGCTGAATGAAGTCAAACACCCTGAAGAGATATTTCCAACTGCTCCATCCTTTTAGCCAAATCATGCTTCCCACAATTTTTCAGTCCATCGCACACCATGTCAAAGTTTCGTGACATGGGCAACAAATTTAATTCTGTCATCTCTACTAAATAATTGGCAGCCTCAACAAATCTGCCACCACGAGCACACATCTTTATTAACATAGTATACACTGGTCGATTTGGTGGATGTCCTTTCAGCTTCATGTCACTGAAAAAGCTCAACGCATCATCAAACAGTCCTTTCCGACAAAGAGCTTTCAGAATAGGAGCATATAGGCTAGGAAATGGACGGATCCCATCCTCAATAGATCTATGAAGAAACTGAAATGCGTCATCAATCCTCCCTACTTTCGAGGCTGAGGTTATCATAATCTTGTATGTCTCCACATCAGGACAAAGCCCTAATCTACAAACATCACGAAAAAGATCGACGCAAAAGTCAATTTCTCCAGATTTACATATAGCTTCAGCTAGAGAATTGAATGTGGCTACATCAGGAACAAAACCCTCCTTCGTCATCTTCCTAACCAATCCTTTTGCAGATTCAACATAGCCAGCATTCAACAATCCATCTATCAAAAGGTCCCGACCACGCACGGGAGGATTATAGCCCTTTCTACTCATTTCCTCCAAAAATTCCTGTGCCTCCCTCATCTTTCCTGCTGAGCACCAGCCATTAACAAGAATTGCATAAGTCTTTTTGTCAGGCACAGCACCTTTGCGTAACATCCTTCGAATCAAAGCATAAGccccttggaaattcttgaccTCACAAAGAGCAAATAGCAATGAGTTGTATATTTCTGTTGTTTGTGGACAGTTGAAGTTTTTAAGACGATTGAAGAGCTCAACAGCTTGGTTGATAAGACCATGCTTACCATAGTGTTCAATGATGAATGAAACAACAGAAGGTGAAATATGGAGGTTCTGCACTTTCATCTGATGGGCTACCTTCCACATGGTCTCCCAGTGACTAGTACGAGCAAGGGTCTTAAGAAGCTCTTCAAACTCAAGTGTTGTTGGATCATAGTTTGGGTGGTGGGTTCTTGCCCAATTAAAGAAACGGAAGGACTCAATACCACTGCGGCAGCAGCTGCGCAGCACTCGATAAACCAGCTCTGAGTTGACAATGTTGGAAATGCACATTTTATTCAGCGTTCTTTCCATGTAGATATCTCGCCGTACAATGTTAGATATATGATGAATGGTTGCAAAGTAGTCATCATTGGAAGTTCTGCCCTGATTACCGCCAGAAACAGCAGCAGTTGATAAGGCTTTAAGACACCCAAGGATGCCAGTGGTGAAAGAGTGTCCTACAGCAGGACAAGCTCTTCCATGTAGACTGAAGCTAGAAGCGAGGAACATTAAGGTGCTGGCACAGTGATTTTTTTGGTTAGGAAGTTTGTTTATTTGCATATGTTTAAACAAACTTCAACCAATTGACTCCTGTTCTGATATTCAGAATCCTTAGGTTAGGTGGAGAGAAACTGGAGATAAACTACAGCTTAGACTAGGGAAAGAGAGCAAGCGCATAATACAAGAGAAGCAATACTAATTCACCAAATTAAACATGATGGAGAAAAAAATAAGCCACTTCAAGAGTAGGTCTCATTCAGAAATCCAGAACAGATCACTGTGTACACAATAGGCTCAAAATATGCCTAACATCTTAAAGCCCATAAactataaatacaaaaaaagcaaatgaaaattAAGAGATATTTAATCTTATTGGATTCTGAAAATTGATggacaagaaacaaaaataaagaaaaagaaaaaaatagaggaAAAGAGAAACAAAACTAAGTGGACTCTGTAGTCTCCAAAACCTTGATTACATTCTAATCTTCTTTTGTTATTAAATAATGAACTAATTAAGAAGGGAtcactcaaataaactaattgTCCCATTTACAAGAAGTCCTCTTCGTATGAACAAAATTAGCACCAAATCAGTGTTTATCCGCTTTTCCCAATATTCTTTGTTTGTTTAGTCAAGAAATCTTTGCAATATCTTTTGTCCACATAAAAGATGCAACTTAATACCAGGTAAAGCTTACAATGATTCCTTTTCCATTTAGTCCTACACCAATTCTATACCGATCTAGATATTCATTAGCAATAATCTTTCAATTACTAAGTTAATTCGCTTTAATGGCCAAAATTCAAATCGTAAACTTTAAACACTGCTGGTAGCTTCCAAATTGTACCAGTACACTAAACCATTCCTCAAGCTCAAAAGAAACTCCTAGCCCGAAGGACGCAGTCATTCACTCAAAAATCCTAAATGCAAATCAAATTCCATCATCTGCTCGAGGAATGTTGTTGCTCAATTCTTATTCATCAAGTTTATAAGAAATTCCAATTCCGAAGTACATGATCATTCAGAAAATCCTAAAACGAAAATGAAATTCAATCTGGtggaagaaaattatttttcaatgatcgttcctttttctttttcttatatcAAGCCAGCATCTTCGGTAAATTTGTTTGCTTAGTAAATTAGATTTCTGTTGATTAAGAAGCTTGAAGGGCATCAAACAAAACACCAGTACACCCATGTAGTCATATTACCTTTCTTTCTCATCTCCCTCACTACATTAACGCTTAATTATGGTGTCAAAGTTGAAGCTTTAGAACTGAATTTGTGAGGTTTCACAACTAAAGTTAAGAATTCACTTCAATTCAGTTGACTGAAAAACCTACGATTTCCTAACACAGGCAGACTAAGGGCTacacgggaaaaaaaaaaaaaaaaagcttcggTTACCAACCTGTAACAATCCGGCGAACCAACGGCGGTAGCGGGGCACAATAACCGGCGATTATAAAAtccgaaaagaaaaagaaaaaacgaaAAAGATCCAAACTTGAAGCAACCTTGCAATTGGAAAAATGTCATCAAACAAGAAATGAAAGCATAACAAAGCCAAATTATGCCAATGGATGGGGCTGAATGTGAGTATCTAACAGCCAAGTTAGTAGCAGTGGAAGCAAATTCGTAGCGTTGGAGCGACGGAGGAGATAAAGAAGGAAATTAAGGAGATCAGacggagagaagagagagatgaGAATAGACTGGACGCATCAAGTGGGAGGGCTAATGGAGGAGGAAAAGTCTCAGAATGAACTGATGGACCTGGGTACTAAAAGAATGGAAGAAGCGGTATTTTGCCTAATTGGTGAGAAAGCGGAGGAGGGGGCTGCCGGAGATTGACATCGGATTGCTAGGTTGGGCATCACCAGACCAATCAAGCTTAATTTGAATTCAATTGAGTCTAATCGAGTTTAAATAATggtataaatttttatttatatacTTTTAATCAATAGATAATGTAGGCATTTTACattgataaataaaaaattaaaaaaacatatatatgtaaATCTCGATTGAACTCGATTAAACTAAAGaattgaaattcaaaaaaaCAGAGAGCTCAGAATTCACCACGATCAGGGGCAGGACAATTTCCATGAACTTTTTTCTTCTCAagtttcatgaaagttgtttaCTTCTAATCAAAGTTGATTTTTCCAAAAGCCTCAGAATCAATAAAAAAATGTCCAAGTTCCTAATAAGTACTCTCAAATCCTATAAGTCAGGCATTATCCCGAATGGGTTCCAAGACAAattttgactaattaactaaaactcaaacaaacaagaaaatggaAACCAAAGACCAACTTGTTCTTTTGTTCTCATAACATCATAAATTACAagcttaaaataataataataatcgcATAGAATCAATCAATACcacaaattatcaaaaaaataccttaaaaaaataatgtttaatagaaaaaaataaaattatgaaGTTACCTTTATATACTCTAATTCTATCTGAAAAATCTGGAATAGTAGGGAGTAAATTACAAAGCCATGTCGTTCTCGCCTGATGCTAGGGAGAGACTGCTAATAATAGAGACTATTCCTCGTTCTCTCCTGAACAAGTATCAGCTTCAAGGAAATAACGAAGAAGTTGGGCACTTTTGTTTGTCCTTGGACGCTAAGATGGAATTGATcaatgaattttgccaaattggtAATGAAATTTCATTCTTCACTCATCGAATCAATTCTCAACTCATTCACTGGAAGGGAAGGGGAAGGCTGACAGATACTAATTAAA from the Coffea arabica cultivar ET-39 chromosome 11e, Coffea Arabica ET-39 HiFi, whole genome shotgun sequence genome contains:
- the LOC113716982 gene encoding uncharacterized protein codes for the protein MQINKLPNQKNHCASTLMFLASSFSLHGRACPAVGHSFTTGILGCLKALSTAAVSGGNQGRTSNDDYFATIHHISNIVRRDIYMERTLNKMCISNIVNSELVYRVLRSCCRSGIESFRFFNWARTHHPNYDPTTLEFEELLKTLARTSHWETMWKVAHQMKVQNLHISPSVVSFIIEHYGKHGLINQAVELFNRLKNFNCPQTTEIYNSLLFALCEVKNFQGAYALIRRMLRKGAVPDKKTYAILVNGWCSAGKMREAQEFLEEMSRKGYNPPVRGRDLLIDGLLNAGYVESAKGLVRKMTKEGFVPDVATFNSLAEAICKSGEIDFCVDLFRDVCRLGLCPDVETYKIMITSASKVGRIDDAFQFLHRSIEDGIRPFPSLYAPILKALCRKGLFDDALSFFSDMKLKGHPPNRPVYTMLIKMCARGGRFVEAANYLVEMTELNLLPMSRNFDMVCDGLKNCGKHDLAKRMEQLEISLQGV